The Paenibacillus tianjinensis genome has a window encoding:
- a CDS encoding helix-turn-helix domain-containing protein, which translates to MTTTQQMIGEKIKQLRKAKRLTQSELAGEAMTKSMLSQIENGRALPSMRSLQILAKRLGVDAGYFLEDGTSLDLARMVRDIEAKFKQKNYQSIIFAVKPLMDGKLPMTVDAARLMEFYVNACFYTGTDGGIDAITRAVEIYERFGLFVESAKVQYLAYALMFTQSRYQESLELILRVREEYTSKKVGNDFLFELDLHYAESVSLSALGDYEGSREAALAAVALSREEGVYYLTDHLYRVLSNLAQMSGKLEEAKTYLNKARLFVQFTEDELSVQLLELAEIRQANAEGRYEDALRMGQKFQARESIYASSGCLVTGAALYHLGRDEEALAVLSKVTLPDHAYHPLDRASVFTSYAYKARIYARQGKMEEARQQAQIAFERVQHYPPSVHRKFIEDTYRELHN; encoded by the coding sequence ATGACAACAACCCAACAGATGATCGGAGAAAAAATCAAACAGCTCCGCAAGGCAAAGCGGCTTACCCAGAGCGAGCTGGCCGGAGAGGCTATGACCAAAAGTATGCTCAGCCAAATTGAAAATGGCCGTGCACTGCCTTCCATGCGGAGTCTGCAAATATTAGCTAAGCGGCTTGGCGTAGATGCGGGTTATTTCCTGGAAGACGGCACGAGTCTAGACCTGGCCCGCATGGTCCGCGACATCGAAGCTAAGTTCAAGCAAAAAAACTACCAGTCGATTATTTTTGCAGTAAAGCCTCTTATGGACGGGAAGCTTCCGATGACCGTGGATGCAGCGCGTCTGATGGAGTTCTATGTAAATGCCTGTTTTTATACAGGGACAGACGGAGGGATTGATGCGATCACCAGGGCAGTTGAAATATACGAGCGGTTCGGCTTATTTGTGGAGAGTGCCAAAGTACAGTATCTGGCCTATGCTCTCATGTTCACCCAAAGCCGGTACCAGGAGAGCCTGGAACTGATACTCCGGGTCAGAGAGGAGTATACCAGCAAAAAAGTCGGCAATGATTTTCTCTTCGAGCTCGACCTACATTATGCAGAGAGCGTTTCTTTATCTGCTCTGGGTGATTACGAAGGGAGCCGGGAAGCCGCACTGGCGGCTGTTGCCCTCTCACGCGAAGAAGGAGTGTATTATTTAACAGATCATTTATACCGCGTGTTGTCCAATCTTGCCCAAATGTCGGGGAAGCTGGAGGAAGCAAAAACATACTTGAATAAGGCGCGGCTGTTTGTGCAGTTTACCGAGGATGAGCTGTCGGTACAGCTTCTTGAATTGGCTGAGATCAGACAGGCTAACGCGGAGGGGAGGTACGAGGATGCGTTACGAATGGGACAGAAGTTTCAGGCTAGGGAAAGCATATATGCATCCAGCGGTTGCCTTGTGACCGGAGCTGCACTCTATCATCTGGGAAGGGATGAGGAAGCGCTTGCGGTGTTGTCAAAGGTTACGCTGCCGGATCACGCCTACCATCCGCTGGACCGGGCCAGTGTGTTCACCTCGTATGCCTATAAAGCCAGAATCTATGCCAGACAAGGGAAGATGGAAGAGGCGCGCCAGCAAGCACAGATTGCATTCGAACGGGTGCAGCATTATCCGCCTTCTGTACACAGGAAATTCATCGAGGATACATACCGGGAGCTGCATAATTAA
- a CDS encoding MFS transporter produces MKTKKGYFATPSSRNMLLFFTGKLASILGSGMYTFVVGLYILKLTGSGSSFAVTMICGMLPRIVLAPFAGVMADRMNRRRLLIYSDLAAVLTLLLAFLAVSLGGVMLLPIYTSLVLLSVCSTFYGISVSSSLLQLVDSQYIQRAGSLNQMAGSIGNLLAPVLGGMLYAIVPFKLFMLLNAAGFTISTLMSCGLRFKRDPELTESGRSADPATQSHAGRDLSNMLAELRSSLTGGISYVFKQPVIRAVLIIVFWVNFFVVSLNVVLPFVAVENLSLSSGQYGTLNAMLAAGMLVMSLLLSVRRQSSSPARSLIRGLASLGLLFIAMALPLIFSFSTGSAFMFLLVLMFLIGSTVMNINIPIQVYLQQTVEADYRGRVFAVVETASGAIAPAGMILYGLLVDLLPAAFLLTASGLAILLVTLLGRRGLKSGSELEAHQNREAEVQVHA; encoded by the coding sequence TTGAAAACGAAAAAAGGATATTTCGCCACTCCAAGCAGCCGTAATATGCTCCTGTTCTTTACCGGCAAGCTCGCTTCGATTCTAGGCTCCGGAATGTATACCTTTGTGGTGGGATTGTATATTCTGAAACTTACAGGCTCGGGAAGCAGCTTTGCCGTTACCATGATCTGCGGAATGCTGCCGCGGATTGTGCTTGCGCCCTTCGCCGGTGTGATGGCAGACCGGATGAACCGCCGCCGGTTGCTCATATACTCAGACCTTGCGGCCGTCCTGACTCTGCTGCTAGCCTTTCTGGCGGTCTCCCTGGGTGGAGTTATGCTGCTGCCCATCTATACCTCTCTGGTTCTGCTGTCCGTATGCTCCACCTTCTATGGAATCTCCGTCTCCTCCTCCCTGCTCCAGCTCGTCGATTCTCAGTATATCCAGCGCGCCGGCTCTCTCAACCAGATGGCTGGCTCCATTGGCAATCTGCTTGCACCTGTTCTTGGGGGCATGCTGTATGCTATCGTCCCATTCAAGCTCTTTATGCTGCTGAATGCGGCAGGTTTCACCATTTCTACCCTGATGAGCTGCGGACTCAGGTTCAAACGAGACCCGGAGCTAACGGAATCCGGCCGATCTGCAGATCCTGCTACCCAAAGCCATGCCGGGCGGGATCTATCGAATATGCTGGCAGAACTGCGCAGCAGTCTTACCGGCGGTATCTCTTATGTGTTTAAGCAACCAGTAATCCGGGCTGTCCTTATTATCGTGTTCTGGGTCAACTTTTTCGTGGTATCGCTGAACGTCGTGCTACCCTTTGTGGCTGTGGAGAATCTGTCCCTCTCATCCGGCCAGTACGGGACCCTGAATGCCATGCTGGCTGCAGGTATGCTGGTCATGTCCCTTCTGCTGAGCGTCCGCCGCCAAAGCAGCAGCCCGGCTCGCTCCCTGATCCGGGGGCTGGCGTCACTCGGTCTGCTGTTTATAGCTATGGCGCTGCCGCTGATATTCTCCTTCAGTACCGGCTCCGCCTTCATGTTCCTGCTTGTGCTGATGTTTCTGATCGGCAGTACGGTCATGAATATTAACATCCCTATTCAAGTGTATTTGCAGCAGACGGTGGAAGCGGATTACCGCGGAAGGGTGTTTGCTGTTGTTGAGACTGCATCGGGGGCAATTGCACCGGCAGGAATGATCCTGTATGGACTGCTCGTGGACCTGCTTCCAGCTGCGTTTCTCCTAACGGCCTCAGGATTGGCAATTTTGCTCGTCACTTTGCTTGGACGAAGAGGCCTAAAGAGCGGCAGTGAGCTGGAAGCCCATCAGAACCGGGAAGCCGAGGTACAGGTTCATGCCTGA
- a CDS encoding collagen binding domain-containing protein: MMRKKISLAIVILLLFVQYAYGIGFTSQVKAAAIDHETNIITSVSMAVYGPDGNTVTDSVYDVNSKVTLDYTWALPDGHSYTAGDTFTFQLPGQFQLFNDISGALVSDDGQVGDFTISQSTHQVVMTFNNYIENHGNVHGTLRVNTKFDRTQLNGSTVEQILFPVEGGIQTVTVQFRPEVSSTIAKNGVSSGFNADHIDWTVDVNKKLESVQNAVVTDPIPAGLSLDSTVTLAVYQLNVQLDGTVLQGNLIDTSRYSAEVTGGTLIVRFTDSVLNGAYRIAYSTGITGDEASYTNTATFTGDGRDPVSASATVAVQRGGSLNKKALNYEWGKHITTWAIEYNYNKRVIPQQSAVLTDLFDDSQRLITDSVTVYPVTLDSTGKATKGTALAENVDYTLTGIIGVEKAGFKLEFLNGISSAYLIEYKTEAQGRVYKDTTITNTVSDSTYSVSATQLIRPAIIYKTLSGVDYSKQTVNWKITLNGDNYPMKEVVLTDTFPQGGLKFIPGSLVVRNSSGAVLDNSAYTLDYNESSAPHAGWNTGFKVIFKSTITGTYTIGYTTQFSSASLMGNADNFLNTATVDWKDIEGKRTASANGLFIPRPEYKNNGFKSGVYDAATKEITWTIGVNYTSIAVIEPVVSDILTAGQTLVPGSLKVYKMNLNANGDYTKGNELAPDAYSYRVNNGNEYRFVFTDSINKPYFVVFKTSLAGQLIDSTVVNTAQLLDYTTRKSKDLTASVNIPHGGEYVFKSGLQNGDKVNWSIAINRTQSHVKDAKITDTPSTNQILLPDSFHLYRTVVAANGDVTKSSAELTKGTDYTLKVIADADGKQSFELSFTSAIDYAYVLEYQSLIVANTGDKLVNEVKFSGNNNVLIEKATTTEVIVGVSSGSGTGSGVKGMLTVKKLDAQNSQKVLEGATFELYRLNGTERVLVNTRTTDAAGTAVFNNIWLGSYILIETAAPSGYVLDIREYPVTISSVAGVNLTVYNTPVVPTATPTAAPTASTTPTESPSATASPVVSPAPTTSAEVSPAPTTSAAASPSPALPGGTPFPTSSPIPGVIIDDDAIPGGPAITPVVSAGPSTPPATATAAPDETVIDDDIPLGEVDIDEDDIPKGTVTDPASGGRLPQTGESSPMPIYLAGLGLIVVGFILNRVFRRNRNQ; the protein is encoded by the coding sequence ATGATGAGAAAAAAAATAAGTCTGGCCATTGTGATTCTTTTGCTTTTTGTGCAATATGCCTACGGCATCGGATTCACGTCACAGGTTAAAGCTGCTGCCATTGATCATGAAACGAACATCATTACCAGTGTTTCTATGGCAGTCTACGGGCCGGACGGAAACACAGTTACGGACAGTGTGTATGATGTTAATTCCAAGGTAACCTTGGATTATACCTGGGCACTTCCGGACGGACACAGCTACACTGCCGGAGATACCTTTACCTTCCAGCTTCCCGGACAGTTTCAGCTGTTCAATGACATCAGCGGAGCGCTAGTGTCGGATGATGGGCAGGTCGGTGATTTTACGATCAGCCAATCCACACATCAGGTGGTCATGACCTTCAATAATTACATTGAGAATCATGGCAATGTCCATGGGACGCTGCGGGTTAATACAAAATTTGACCGCACCCAATTGAACGGCAGTACGGTCGAGCAGATTTTGTTCCCGGTTGAGGGAGGCATACAGACTGTGACGGTGCAATTCAGGCCGGAGGTCAGTTCTACCATTGCCAAGAATGGTGTGTCCAGCGGCTTCAACGCGGACCATATCGATTGGACAGTCGATGTGAACAAGAAACTGGAATCCGTTCAGAATGCCGTGGTTACCGATCCTATTCCTGCTGGACTGTCGTTGGATAGTACGGTTACCCTCGCTGTCTATCAGCTGAACGTACAGCTGGATGGAACAGTCCTGCAGGGTAACTTGATTGATACCAGCAGATACAGTGCTGAGGTAACCGGGGGCACGCTGATCGTCCGTTTCACGGATTCCGTGCTAAACGGAGCATACCGGATCGCCTACTCCACTGGAATTACAGGTGACGAAGCCAGCTACACTAACACGGCTACATTTACCGGAGACGGACGTGATCCTGTCAGCGCATCAGCAACAGTTGCTGTGCAGCGTGGCGGAAGCCTGAACAAAAAGGCGCTCAATTACGAATGGGGTAAGCATATTACCACTTGGGCGATCGAATACAATTATAACAAGAGGGTTATCCCGCAGCAGAGTGCTGTGCTGACAGATCTATTCGATGATTCACAGCGGCTGATAACCGACTCGGTTACGGTATATCCGGTAACACTTGATTCTACGGGAAAAGCTACGAAGGGTACGGCTCTGGCGGAGAATGTGGACTATACGCTAACCGGTATTATCGGAGTAGAGAAGGCGGGCTTCAAACTGGAGTTCCTGAACGGCATATCCTCCGCTTACCTTATTGAGTATAAGACTGAGGCACAGGGCCGGGTATATAAAGATACTACAATTACCAACACAGTATCAGACAGTACCTACAGCGTTTCAGCTACTCAATTGATTCGTCCGGCTATTATTTATAAAACGCTGTCCGGAGTGGATTATTCGAAACAGACGGTAAACTGGAAGATCACTCTGAACGGTGACAATTATCCGATGAAGGAAGTTGTACTGACGGATACCTTCCCGCAGGGCGGATTAAAGTTTATACCGGGTTCACTGGTTGTGCGAAATAGCAGCGGAGCGGTGCTTGATAACTCGGCCTATACGCTGGACTATAATGAATCTAGTGCGCCGCATGCCGGATGGAATACCGGATTTAAGGTGATATTTAAATCAACGATTACCGGTACTTATACGATCGGCTATACTACACAATTCAGCAGTGCCTCGCTGATGGGGAATGCCGATAACTTCCTCAACACGGCTACGGTCGATTGGAAGGATATTGAAGGCAAACGGACGGCCAGTGCGAACGGATTGTTTATTCCCCGCCCAGAGTATAAGAACAACGGATTCAAGAGCGGAGTTTATGATGCGGCAACCAAAGAAATAACCTGGACTATAGGTGTCAATTATACGAGTATTGCGGTAATAGAGCCTGTTGTTTCGGACATTCTGACAGCCGGGCAGACACTGGTTCCAGGATCACTCAAGGTGTATAAGATGAATCTGAATGCCAACGGTGACTATACGAAAGGGAATGAATTGGCCCCAGACGCCTATAGTTACCGGGTCAACAACGGCAATGAGTACAGGTTTGTATTTACGGACAGCATCAATAAACCGTATTTTGTTGTCTTTAAAACCAGCCTTGCAGGACAGCTGATTGACAGCACTGTTGTCAATACAGCCCAATTGCTGGATTATACTACGAGAAAATCCAAAGATTTGACCGCTTCCGTGAACATTCCGCATGGCGGTGAGTATGTATTCAAGAGCGGCCTGCAAAATGGTGATAAAGTGAATTGGAGTATCGCCATTAACCGGACCCAGTCCCATGTGAAGGATGCTAAAATCACAGATACACCAAGCACGAATCAAATACTGCTGCCGGACTCCTTCCATCTCTATCGTACTGTGGTAGCAGCAAACGGGGATGTAACGAAAAGCAGTGCCGAATTAACAAAAGGTACTGACTATACCCTGAAAGTGATTGCTGATGCTGATGGCAAACAAAGCTTCGAATTAAGCTTTACTTCGGCTATCGACTACGCTTATGTACTGGAATACCAGTCACTGATTGTGGCGAATACTGGCGACAAGCTGGTAAACGAGGTGAAATTCAGCGGAAATAACAACGTCCTGATTGAGAAGGCTACGACTACAGAAGTGATCGTTGGTGTCTCCAGCGGTTCAGGCACAGGCAGCGGAGTTAAAGGTATGCTGACCGTCAAAAAGCTGGATGCACAGAACAGCCAAAAGGTGCTTGAAGGTGCTACATTTGAGCTGTACCGGCTTAACGGCACAGAACGGGTCCTGGTCAACACCCGTACAACAGATGCGGCAGGCACTGCAGTATTCAATAATATCTGGCTGGGCAGCTACATCCTGATTGAGACTGCAGCCCCGAGCGGATATGTACTGGATATAAGAGAGTATCCTGTTACAATTAGTTCCGTCGCTGGCGTCAATCTGACGGTGTACAATACACCAGTAGTGCCGACTGCTACACCAACTGCAGCACCGACAGCGTCAACAACGCCGACAGAGTCTCCATCGGCAACCGCATCGCCGGTGGTTTCTCCGGCACCGACAACGTCTGCAGAGGTTTCACCTGCACCCACAACGTCTGCAGCAGCTTCACCATCACCTGCGCTTCCGGGGGGCACGCCTTTCCCAACCAGCTCCCCGATTCCGGGAGTGATTATTGATGATGATGCCATCCCTGGCGGGCCGGCGATAACACCGGTAGTCTCAGCTGGACCGTCAACACCGCCGGCAACTGCAACGGCAGCTCCGGATGAAACAGTTATCGATGACGATATCCCGCTTGGGGAAGTCGATATCGATGAAGATGATATTCCAAAGGGAACGGTGACTGATCCGGCAAGCGGCGGCAGGCTGCCACAGACGGGCGAGAGCAGTCCAATGCCGATTTATCTGGCAGGGCTTGGGCTGATTGTAGTCGGGTTTATACTAAACCGGGTATTCAGAAGGAACCGGAACCAGTAA
- a CDS encoding YwaF family protein yields the protein MNLTTFFGRMHATDFVMFSLPHLTALALVALACLLLFASRAALLSRPVLRDTVRFLLVIVLLASEGGLHLWYLSQDIWTIQHSLPLELCGITLLLSAMMLLTRSRLLYSFLYFAGIGGAFIALLTPNLVYPFPHFRFLLFFTAHGAIVLASLFMTWAYGFRPGLRSLFFTMGCLNMIAACVFAADKLLDTNYMFLAHKPDTLSVLDYFGPYPHYLLVEEIFAFVIFLLMYLIFFKLPGHFSSLRSRRSRNS from the coding sequence GTGAACCTTACTACCTTTTTTGGGCGGATGCATGCGACGGATTTCGTCATGTTTTCCTTGCCGCATCTCACTGCTCTGGCTTTGGTCGCTTTAGCTTGTCTGCTGCTGTTCGCCTCGCGGGCTGCACTTCTTTCCCGCCCTGTTCTCAGGGATACTGTCCGCTTCCTGCTGGTCATTGTTCTGCTGGCTTCGGAAGGCGGCCTGCATCTTTGGTACCTATCTCAGGACATTTGGACCATTCAGCATTCACTTCCGCTGGAGCTGTGCGGAATCACGCTGCTCTTATCCGCGATGATGCTGCTTACCCGCAGCCGGCTGCTCTATTCCTTTCTTTATTTCGCCGGCATCGGCGGCGCTTTTATCGCACTGCTCACACCTAATCTGGTCTACCCGTTTCCGCATTTCCGCTTCCTGCTGTTTTTTACCGCCCATGGAGCCATCGTGCTGGCCTCCTTGTTCATGACCTGGGCCTATGGCTTCCGGCCGGGCTTACGGTCACTGTTCTTCACCATGGGCTGCCTCAATATGATCGCCGCCTGCGTCTTTGCCGCGGATAAACTGCTGGACACCAACTACATGTTCCTGGCGCATAAGCCGGATACCTTGTCTGTACTCGATTATTTCGGCCCCTATCCCCACTATCTATTGGTCGAAGAGATCTTTGCGTTCGTGATCTTCCTGCTGATGTATCTGATCTTTTTCAAGCTGCCCGGACACTTCAGCTCTCTCCGCAGCCGCAGAAGCCGGAATAGTTAA
- a CDS encoding peptidylprolyl isomerase has product MAKQAKITLENGGVVLIDLFEQDAPNTVANFEKLAKDGFYNGLVFHRVIPGFVAQGGCPNGTGSGGPGYTINCEINPNKHERGTLAMAHAGKNTGGSQFYICYAPQPHLDGVHTVFGKVVQGMELVDSFQGRDKMTSVEIIEA; this is encoded by the coding sequence ATGGCAAAGCAAGCGAAGATTACTCTTGAAAACGGCGGCGTAGTGCTGATCGATCTGTTCGAACAGGATGCTCCAAATACTGTAGCCAACTTTGAGAAGCTGGCTAAGGACGGTTTCTACAACGGATTGGTATTCCACCGTGTTATCCCTGGTTTTGTAGCTCAAGGCGGATGCCCGAATGGTACAGGCTCCGGCGGTCCCGGTTACACAATCAACTGTGAGATCAACCCTAACAAGCATGAGCGCGGAACGCTGGCTATGGCGCATGCCGGCAAAAACACAGGCGGAAGCCAATTCTACATCTGCTATGCACCGCAGCCGCATCTTGACGGAGTACACACTGTATTCGGTAAAGTTGTACAAGGCATGGAGCTGGTTGACAGCTTCCAGGGACGCGACAAAATGACTTCGGTGGAAATCATCGAAGCGTAA
- the lysA gene encoding diaminopimelate decarboxylase, with protein sequence MFLHGTSRINDAGHLEIGGCDVTELRAEYGTPLYIMDEQLIRRRCREYMDAFRASGLGFQVAYASKAFSIMAMCRLADEEGLSLDVVSDGELYTALQAGFPAERIHFHGNNKTPDEIEMAIEAGIGCFVVDNLVEMNLLQAIAASKEVTVNVLLRVTPGVEAHAHHAYASTGQTDSKFGFDIGNGSAFTAVQQAADEANLQLLGVHSHIGSQIFETEGFQLAVERIADFTRKVKEDLNIDFPVVNLGGGFGIRYVEGDTPLLVSEYVAAITDAVKTHFSGIGSSLPQIWVEPGRSIVGDAGTTLYTVGTNKEIPGVRKYVAVDGGMTDNPRPALYESKYEALLANRATEANEETVSIAGKCCESGDMLIWDVELPKVASGDLLAVACTGAYNYSMASNYNRIRRPAVVFVQNGQSDLVVRRESHHDIVANDIVPERIAKQAVAK encoded by the coding sequence ATGTTTTTACACGGGACGAGCCGAATTAATGATGCCGGTCATTTGGAAATCGGCGGATGTGATGTAACCGAACTGAGGGCGGAATATGGTACCCCGCTATATATAATGGACGAGCAATTAATCCGGCGCCGCTGCCGCGAATACATGGATGCCTTCAGAGCTTCCGGACTCGGATTTCAGGTAGCCTATGCCAGCAAAGCTTTTTCAATCATGGCTATGTGCCGTTTGGCCGATGAAGAGGGCTTGTCACTGGATGTAGTATCGGACGGAGAGCTGTATACAGCCCTGCAGGCCGGCTTCCCGGCGGAGCGCATTCACTTCCATGGCAACAACAAGACACCGGATGAGATTGAAATGGCGATTGAAGCGGGAATCGGCTGCTTCGTGGTCGACAACCTTGTGGAGATGAACCTCCTGCAAGCTATTGCTGCCAGCAAAGAAGTGACCGTAAATGTGCTGCTGCGCGTAACGCCGGGCGTTGAAGCCCATGCCCATCATGCTTATGCTTCGACGGGCCAGACCGATTCGAAGTTCGGCTTTGATATCGGCAACGGCTCTGCATTTACAGCAGTACAGCAGGCTGCGGACGAAGCCAACCTGCAATTGCTTGGCGTTCATTCCCATATCGGCTCGCAAATCTTCGAAACCGAGGGCTTCCAGCTTGCGGTTGAACGGATTGCTGATTTCACCCGTAAGGTGAAAGAGGATCTGAATATTGATTTCCCGGTAGTTAACCTCGGCGGCGGGTTTGGTATCCGTTATGTGGAAGGTGATACGCCACTCCTGGTATCCGAGTATGTTGCAGCCATCACAGATGCCGTGAAGACGCATTTCAGCGGAATCGGCAGCTCGCTGCCGCAAATCTGGGTGGAACCGGGCCGCAGCATTGTCGGTGATGCCGGCACTACGCTGTATACAGTGGGAACTAACAAGGAGATTCCGGGTGTGCGCAAATATGTTGCCGTTGACGGCGGCATGACGGATAATCCGCGCCCTGCACTCTATGAGTCCAAGTATGAGGCGCTGCTGGCTAACCGTGCCACTGAAGCGAATGAAGAAACAGTCTCTATCGCCGGCAAATGCTGTGAGAGCGGCGATATGCTTATCTGGGACGTGGAGCTTCCTAAGGTTGCGAGCGGAGATCTGCTTGCAGTGGCCTGCACCGGTGCATATAATTATTCGATGGCCAGCAATTACAACCGGATTCGTCGTCCGGCTGTGGTCTTTGTACAGAATGGACAGAGCGATCTGGTTGTGCGCCGCGAGTCCCATCATGACATCGTAGCCAACGATATTGTACCGGAGCGTATAGCCAAGCAGGCTGTTGCGAAATAA
- a CDS encoding spore germination protein has product MDPGGQAQDTEVSSELGTEEPEPAKRGFFARLFGDDPETEEEESAEDPGLGQQGKQQVEAGADAGAEAGGRKDQAGKSKTDNKQAQSVEPQKADPKQKKRDTEHSNSLEQSIIYWQGNDKIPERLEDTKGTLTEVLGLGSSFDIVFREMSFGGRKAALLCISGFAKDTIIDEILKRLTYLTPDDISADVLASFMSEYIPHVQVEKGELLSESINKVLSGMSVFFIEGETQVIIMDTRSYPSRSPDEPSIERVVRGARDGFTETLLSNVALVRRRIRDPGLKYEMHQVGRRTRTDVCVAYIDDIVDKTQVQAVTDKIKSIDIDGIPLADKQLEEAIVGRGWNPYPLVRYSERPDTVASHLLEGRLVIFVDTSPSVIVLPTTFFDLCQHAEENRQTPFMGTYLRWVRFIGVFASMFLLPLWMLLVIHPELKPAMLDFIGPQKMAKIPLLAQFLIVELGVDLLRMAAVHTPTPLGSAMGLIAAILVGDIAVQTGLFVNEVVLYMAVASIGMFATPSYELGLANRIVRLGLLLAVAAFQVQGFMIGTTLLIVLLTLHRSYNSPYLWPFIPFNAKAFGAILVRQPVLSAKTRPSFNKTRDNTRMPPVQENDQ; this is encoded by the coding sequence ATGGATCCAGGTGGACAGGCACAGGATACAGAGGTGTCAAGCGAGCTGGGAACAGAGGAGCCGGAACCTGCAAAACGGGGTTTTTTTGCCAGACTGTTCGGAGATGATCCGGAAACGGAGGAGGAAGAATCCGCTGAGGATCCGGGGTTGGGTCAGCAAGGCAAGCAGCAGGTAGAAGCGGGAGCGGATGCCGGGGCGGAAGCCGGTGGCCGGAAGGATCAGGCAGGGAAGTCCAAGACCGACAACAAGCAAGCCCAGTCAGTGGAACCCCAAAAGGCCGATCCGAAGCAGAAGAAGCGCGATACTGAACACTCCAATTCCCTGGAGCAATCGATTATCTACTGGCAGGGAAATGACAAAATTCCCGAACGGCTGGAGGATACGAAAGGTACGCTGACAGAGGTACTGGGACTCGGCTCCTCTTTTGACATCGTATTCAGGGAAATGTCCTTTGGCGGCCGCAAGGCAGCGCTGCTGTGCATCAGCGGGTTCGCCAAGGATACGATTATCGACGAAATTCTGAAACGGCTGACCTATCTGACACCTGATGATATATCCGCCGATGTGCTCGCCAGCTTCATGAGCGAATACATTCCCCATGTGCAGGTGGAAAAAGGCGAGCTGCTGAGCGAGAGCATTAACAAGGTGCTGTCGGGTATGAGCGTGTTCTTCATTGAAGGGGAGACACAGGTTATCATCATGGATACCCGCTCGTATCCTTCACGCAGTCCCGATGAGCCCTCTATTGAGCGGGTGGTGCGCGGTGCACGTGACGGGTTTACGGAGACCCTACTCAGCAACGTGGCGCTGGTGCGCAGAAGAATCCGTGACCCCGGACTGAAATATGAGATGCACCAGGTGGGCCGCCGGACGCGGACTGATGTCTGTGTGGCATATATTGATGACATCGTAGACAAGACGCAGGTGCAGGCCGTCACCGACAAGATTAAAAGCATCGACATCGACGGCATACCGCTGGCCGACAAGCAGCTGGAAGAAGCAATCGTGGGCAGAGGGTGGAATCCCTATCCGCTGGTCCGTTATTCAGAGCGTCCGGATACCGTTGCTTCGCATCTGCTGGAAGGCCGGCTGGTCATCTTTGTAGACACCTCGCCAAGCGTCATTGTTCTGCCGACGACGTTTTTTGATCTCTGCCAGCATGCGGAGGAGAACCGGCAGACTCCGTTCATGGGAACCTATCTGCGCTGGGTACGGTTCATCGGCGTATTCGCCTCCATGTTTCTGCTCCCTTTATGGATGCTGCTCGTTATTCATCCGGAGCTGAAGCCGGCCATGCTCGACTTTATCGGACCACAGAAAATGGCCAAAATCCCGCTCCTTGCCCAGTTCCTGATCGTCGAGCTTGGGGTCGATCTGCTGCGGATGGCAGCTGTGCATACGCCGACACCGCTCGGCTCAGCCATGGGTCTGATTGCTGCGATACTGGTGGGTGATATCGCCGTGCAGACCGGACTTTTTGTCAATGAAGTGGTGCTGTATATGGCGGTGGCCTCCATCGGGATGTTCGCAACACCGAGCTATGAGCTGGGGCTGGCTAACCGGATCGTCAGGCTTGGGCTACTGCTCGCGGTGGCTGCATTCCAGGTGCAGGGGTTTATGATCGGTACTACACTGCTTATCGTACTGTTGACCCTTCACCGGTCGTACAACTCCCCGTATTTGTGGCCGTTTATACCGTTTAATGCAAAAGCCTTTGGTGCTATTCTCGTACGGCAGCCTGTGCTCAGCGCCAAAACAAGGCCTTCTTTCAACAAAACAAGAGATAATACCCGGATGCCGCCCGTTCAGGAGAATGATCAATAG
- a CDS encoding stage V sporulation protein AB translates to MTAPILLGLHLLLGVAGGIAVGGGVIALFIVLDMVPRLAQLTSSYDKVHWYEGAMIGGSLLGTMSDFWNWKISAGPLVELGVGLLDGIFVGMLAAALTEVLNVLPILAKRLYMTRYLFGLLMAMVCGKVAGSMFDWFVYQR, encoded by the coding sequence GTGACAGCGCCAATCCTACTTGGCCTGCATCTACTGCTTGGAGTTGCGGGCGGAATCGCGGTAGGCGGAGGGGTCATTGCCCTGTTTATTGTACTGGATATGGTGCCCCGTCTGGCTCAGCTGACTTCTTCCTATGATAAAGTGCACTGGTACGAGGGTGCGATGATAGGCGGGTCTTTGCTTGGAACCATGAGTGACTTCTGGAACTGGAAAATTAGCGCCGGTCCTTTAGTGGAACTGGGTGTAGGGCTGCTTGACGGAATATTTGTCGGAATGCTGGCGGCCGCCTTGACAGAAGTGCTGAACGTGCTGCCCATACTGGCTAAACGTCTGTACATGACCCGTTATCTGTTTGGCCTTTTGATGGCGATGGTATGCGGGAAGGTCGCGGGCTCTATGTTTGACTGGTTTGTATATCAGCGGTAA